The DNA segment GACTTCAGAACGGGAGCCGCTTAGAACTCAGCGGGATAGTGAGCGAGATCTTATGGGACCTGGATATCATAGCAGAGCACAGTTCTGCCATAGCCGAGATCGCTATTGACATCATTCTCAAAGGGGAGAACAATTATTGCCATGCAAAAAAAGTCTTGACTGCTAAGTAATGGGCATCATAACCGTTAAGACAATTTTCTCGCTTCAATAGTTGAAAGGTGAAGGTCAATAAAAAAATCTCTCCAACGTTGTTAATAATTGTTTTGAAGTTATTGTATATACTAGTATATAGTAGGCCTATAAAAAATTCGGTTTTCCTCTCTCCTCTGAGATAATGAAAAATAGGGTTAGCGTATCTTTGAGATCGTTGGATATGAGTATCGTCAAGAAAGTATCGTCGTGGTTCCTCACAGAAATTGATGGTGTCATCCAATCCATAGATGACTCCGAGATAGAGACCATAATCAACACGTTGCTGAGTCATAAAGACTATAAGATCCTGCTGATTGGCTCCGGGCGAAGCGGATTTGTGGGACAGGCTTTCGCCTTGCGTTTAATGCATCTGGGATTCAATGTCTACGTAAGCGGGGAGACGATAACACCAGCTCTAACAGGAGAAGACTTGGTTGTGGCATTGTCTGGATCAGGCACCACCACAACCGTAGTGGCTCAGGCTGAGGTCGCGGAAAGTATTGGCTCAAAGGTCATTGCAGTCACTTCCCATCTTGATTCTCCTCTCGCAAGCATTGCCCATAAAGTGGTTCAGGTAAAGGGGAGGACAAAGATAGATCAGATATTCGATTACGACCGGAGTCAGATTACGGGGGAGCACAACAACGCCCCCCTGGGGACGATGTTTGAGCTCAGCTGCATGATCTTCCTGGACTCGATTATAGCCGAGCTGATACAGAGGCTAGGGGTCTCGGAGGTCGACCTCAGAAAGAGACACGCTAACGCGGAATAGCACCTTTTTATTGGTTTAATATATAATGAACATGTCTAATCCGATCGAGTAAAAAAATAAGTTTGTACAACTTTCAAAGAATGATGAAATACTCAGGTAAAGTTAATGATATTTTATTGCATAAAAGATTAAGTCATTAGTCACAAATGTACACGCTTTGATAACTAGAAATAACTTGAAAAGATATTGCTGACGCTGAATTTTTTGGAGCAATCGGGTAAAACTAGTGCGTTGACTGTTTTTTCCCTAGCCTTTCTTTAGGGTTATGGTTATGGTGCTTACGTTCCGCTTCTGGCCTTCTTGATTCTCAAGTTCTTCTGTGCCAATTTCTATGTTGTCGACTGTGAGGTCGTTCAAGAATCTGTTCTTTGTGACTTCAGCTACGTCAACTGCGGAGCTTATAGCACGTCCCCTGGCCTTCAAATGTACTGTGCTCCCGTCACCCTGAAGAGAACTTAGGACCGCGAGACAGTAGTTCATGATAGGCTTATTCCCGATATAGACGATGTTCCTGTCGGACATTGCAGAGTTTCCTGCGAAGGCTGACCTATTAAAACCTTCGGTGGAATGAATTTATTGCTTTTTAACTTGTTTTTATTGAATGGCAGTTAGCTAAAGGTATGGATTACATTATAGAAGAGCTAGCAACACGGGTATCTGTTTCTAAAAAGTTGGTGAACGCGTGAAATGGAAGGAGAGTACAGGGAAACGCCCAAGAAAAATCTCGGAATCGATCAAGTTAAACCACTTATCAGAAAAATTATTATTGTATTAACGGGAGGGTAGATATTGAATAAGGTGATTTTCAAATGACTGAAAAAAAGCAGCTTTCAAAGAGAATAATATCAATTCCTGGGCCTAAGACTCAATCATGGATTAAACGGTATTATGATGTTTTTGGAAGCCACTCTAATATATCAATAGAGAGTGCAGAAGGGTGCACTTTTCAAGATGTTGATGGAAATAGATTTCTTGTTCTAGCAAATTCAACAGATATAGCGGGATATTCTAACCACAAGATACTTGGAGCTGCAGAAAAACAGTTGAAAAAAAACATTTCCCGGGCAGCTGGTTCACCTATCTTAATCGAGTTTACAGAAAAACTACTCAGTAAAGTTCCTAAAGCACTACGTACCGGGAGAGTCAACTTTACTTCAAGTGGAACTGAAACTGTTGAGTTGGCCATATCATTGGCTAGAGCCTATACTGGAAGGCCAATAATTATTAGCTACCACGATTCCCATCACGGTTTCATAGGAACGCCCTATCAAGTAAGTGGTGATCCAAGGATTAAGAGTACGTGGCCAGCTAAAATATCGGATATTATTCATATACCTTATCCAAAATGTTACCGCTGTCCCTTTAAACTACATTACTCAGATTGTGATCTGTTATGTCTAGATTATTTACATAACACCTTAGAGACTGTCGTCCTACCTGATCAGGTCGCTGCCCTGCTGTTCGAGCCGATACTTGTGAATGGAGGCATGTATGTACCCCCAAAGAAGTACATGGAAGGAATTGTGAAATTGTGCAGGGATAACGGCATTTTACTGATAATGGATGAGGTTTATACAGGTATTGGAAAAAGCGGAAAATTCCTTACAATGGAACACTGGAATATCACCCCTGAAATATTGTGCATTGGAAAAGCCATTGGGGGCGGATTTCCATTATCGGCCGTAGTGACAAAACGAGAGGTCACTGATGAAACCTTTGGGGGCGTCAGATTCACAGGGACTTTCTCAGGTAACTTAGTTGCGTGTTCAACTGGGCTTGCCACATTAAATTACCTAGAGGAGAAACAGCTGGATGTGAATGCTATGGAAGTTGGGAATTATTTAATGGAATCATTAAAGGATATTAGCGAGGAAAAAAAACGCATAGGGGATATCAGAGGTATGGGGTTGTTAATAGGAATAGATTTGGTTGAGGATAAAGATAGTAAGGTAGCGGATGGTTCATATGCAACTATTATTGAGAAGAAAGCTCTTGAAAACGGTTTGATCATCCGAAGGGTTGGTCGATATAGAAACGTATTGGCGTTAACCCCCCCATTGATATTAAATAAGACCCAAGCGGATGAAGCGTTGGCTATATTTGCCAAAATAATAGATTAATGTGGGTTTTAAATAACCCCTAATATTAGTTTTTTTCTAGTCCTCTCAGGTTTAACTTAGAACTTACACACTACAAACACTCTAAGAATTATTCAACTTTTACCTATTCAGAAAAGCATTAAAAAACGTCTAAAATTACTACATCATTCTCTAAAGTTCCTTATAACCTTACAAGCACGTTTTTTCTGCGTTAACATGATAAAGTTAGATGTGTTAACGCTCGAAGGTGTAGGACTGTAATAATGGCTGAGAGCCGATGAGAGAATAGTGGGAATAATAGGAGACGGGTTTCTTCGGGGAACTGGTAGAAATTTTAAATATTTTTTTTAGGGCGTGTTGGGCATCTTTGTTTTTTCAACAATGATCAGATATAAACAATTATTACATGGACGAAAAAGGGAATGATATTTCTAAGGAGTATTACTCGTGTTGACGCCTATTCCTCTAGGCTCATAGATTTTTGCATTTTCTCGTCATAAAGTTTAGTCCATGTATAATTACATATTTGGTACCAAAAAACT comes from the Candidatus Bathyarchaeota archaeon genome and includes:
- a CDS encoding SIS domain-containing protein is translated as MSIVKKVSSWFLTEIDGVIQSIDDSEIETIINTLLSHKDYKILLIGSGRSGFVGQAFALRLMHLGFNVYVSGETITPALTGEDLVVALSGSGTTTTVVAQAEVAESIGSKVIAVTSHLDSPLASIAHKVVQVKGRTKIDQIFDYDRSQITGEHNNAPLGTMFELSCMIFLDSIIAELIQRLGVSEVDLRKRHANAE
- the albA gene encoding DNA-binding protein Alba, with the protein product MSDRNIVYIGNKPIMNYCLAVLSSLQGDGSTVHLKARGRAISSAVDVAEVTKNRFLNDLTVDNIEIGTEELENQEGQKRNVSTITITLKKG
- a CDS encoding aspartate aminotransferase family protein codes for the protein MTEKKQLSKRIISIPGPKTQSWIKRYYDVFGSHSNISIESAEGCTFQDVDGNRFLVLANSTDIAGYSNHKILGAAEKQLKKNISRAAGSPILIEFTEKLLSKVPKALRTGRVNFTSSGTETVELAISLARAYTGRPIIISYHDSHHGFIGTPYQVSGDPRIKSTWPAKISDIIHIPYPKCYRCPFKLHYSDCDLLCLDYLHNTLETVVLPDQVAALLFEPILVNGGMYVPPKKYMEGIVKLCRDNGILLIMDEVYTGIGKSGKFLTMEHWNITPEILCIGKAIGGGFPLSAVVTKREVTDETFGGVRFTGTFSGNLVACSTGLATLNYLEEKQLDVNAMEVGNYLMESLKDISEEKKRIGDIRGMGLLIGIDLVEDKDSKVADGSYATIIEKKALENGLIIRRVGRYRNVLALTPPLILNKTQADEALAIFAKIID